The following proteins are encoded in a genomic region of Cryptococcus neoformans var. neoformans JEC21 chromosome 2 sequence:
- a CDS encoding cell growth and/or maintenance-related protein, putative, with amino-acid sequence MRAAVRKLLTRTLLRTRLFIMSSHTTPIYQCQDWPSIVIKPSSSSGHPLDSPHFSIPPSILPHLEEASKHLHSHKTVAVPTETVYGLAASSLDPEACKMIYKIKNRPSDNPLIIHVSSLDMLRRLLPPDYSFSSLYLALINAFWPGPLSLLFPSPSPPPSPAPQTNAIRMPSHPLALALIAHSNLPLSAPSANSSGRPSPTKAQHVWNDLNGSDGLGCIIDGGDCGVGVESTVVNGLEWKEGGGGKVDILRPGGLGVEQIKKIVDEVDGGEGKTEILLLGKPWKGASFKHSSSTDPVQQNDVNLLTTPKVNFAPSTPGMKYRHYSPRVPVFLLKPSNIFPRPPALMSPSSSSASAVLRQILSNISSDSKFKRRIGVLHFEGSPLSKQLLIDTDEAELIPVSLGDSVASAAQRLFAGMLTLESVPSTDGQPSGVDAIVIEGCSDDGLGLAVMERVGKAVGGGGVLGDVATDDGKVVGSGNKFWVDVSST; translated from the exons ATGCGGGCAGCTGTTCGCAAATTATTAACCAGAACATTATTACGGACGAG ATTATTCATAATGTCGAGCCACACAACCCCAATTTACCAATGCCAAGATTGGCCTTCAATTGTTATTaaaccttcttcctcatccgGCCATCCCCTTGACTCTCCTCACTTCTCTATAccaccttccattctcccTCATCTGGAAGAGGCTTCAAAGCACCTTCATTCGCATAAGACAGTCGCTGTTCCGACTGAGACGGTATATGGTCTTGCAGCTTCATCCCTTGATCCCGAAGCTTGTAAGATGATTTACAAAATCAAAAATCGGCCATCAGACAATCCCCTCATTATCCACGTCTCATCATTAGATATGTTGCGTCGCCTCCTACCACCTGACTATAGTTTCTCGTCTCTTTATCTTGCCCTTATCAACGCCTTTTGGCCCGGGCCTTTATCTTTACTGTTCCCATCACCGTCTCCCCCTCCATCACCTGCTCCTCAGACAAATGCTATCCGCAtgccttcccatccccttgctcttgctctcATAGCCCACTCCAACCTTCCGCTATCCGCCCCGTCAGCCAATTCTTCGGGTAGACCAAGCCCCACCAAGGCACAACATGTGTGGAATGACCTCAATGGATCAGATGGTCTTGGATGCATAATAGACGGAGGCGACTGTGGAGTGGGTGTAGAATCTACCGTCGTAAACGGGCTTGagtggaaggaggggggaggaggaaaagtggACATTCTTCGCCCTGGCGGGCTAGGTGTAGAGCAAATCAAAAAGATTGTAGATGAGgttgatggtggagaaggcaagacAGAAATCCTTTTGCTCGGGAAACCTTGGAAGGGGGCATCATTTAAGCATTCATCTTCTACAGATCCCGTCCAGCAAAACGACGTTAACCTTTTAACAACTCCGAAGGTCAATTTTGCACCTTCAACGCCCGGTATGAAATACCGACATTATTCCCCCCGGGTACCTGTATTCCTTCTTAAACCTAGCAATATATTCCCTCGTCCACCAGCCCTCAtgtcaccatcttcatcatctgcatCTGCTGTACTTCGGCAAATATTGTCAAACATATCATCGGACTCAAAGTtcaagaggaggataggcGTTCTCCATTTTGAAGGCTCCCCATTGAGCAAGCAGTTGCTCATAGATACGGATGAAGCAGAATTAATTCCTGTGTCTTTAGGTGATTCTGTGGCTTCGGCAGCTCAACGCTTGTTCGCCGGAATGCTCACCCTGGAGAGTGTACCCTCGACAGATGGCCAGCCGTCTGGAGTTGATGCTATCGTCATTGAGGGCTGCTCAGATGACGGATTGGGGTTGGCGGTGATGGAAAGAGTAGGCAAGGCAGTAGGTGGCGGCGGGGTTTTAGGAGATGTAGCCACCGACGACGGAAAGGTTGTCGGTAGCGGAAACAAGTTCTGGGTGGACGTTAGTTCTACTTGA